DNA sequence from the Colletotrichum destructivum chromosome 9, complete sequence genome:
AGAGCAATTTCCGTCCCCAGGTCTTCCCGGCTTCGGAAATCGCGGCTGCATACAACAAATCGAACGTCTACTGGTCCAGTAGACAGGACATGGAGTCCTCGTGCATTGTTATCCCCGTATCACCCGAGGAAGTTTCGAAGACTCTGATGCTCGTCACCAAGAATGGCAGTCCCTTCACCGTTCGTTtctgtcggcgccggcagccgCTGGATCAATGTCAGCGAGGCTATCGAGCCCCTCGGTCTCGCTGTCGTCGGAGGCCGCAGCCCCAACGTCGGCGTGTCCGGGTTCCTCCTGGGCAGCGGCCTCTCATTCCTGACCGGCAGGCGAGGATTTGGCTGTGACAACGTCCGGAACTTCCAGGTGGCTCTCGTATCCGGCGAGATCGTGAATGCCAACCCCGAAGAAAACCGGGACCTCTACTGGGCGCtccgtggtggtggtggatcCAGCTTCGGCATCACAACCCGATATAACCTTGAAACTTACAAGCAAGGCGACATCTGGAGCCGGCTGACAGTGTGGCCAGCCAGCGAGGCAGCCAACGTTCTCGGTACTTTTTCTACAATCACCAAAGAAAAGCTACACTCTGGACAAGACCCGGACTCCCACTTCATGTATGGTTTGGCCTATCCCGAAGGTGCGGAGGGAGACGGGCTTGTGACAACGGTTTATGGCTTCCACCTAAACCTTTCGTCCCCACACGCGCCAGATGGCGAATCGGACACCATGGAGAGCTTCACTCAGCTTCCAGCCCAGCTCATGAATAACACGCTTGTCTCGAACCTCACCGGGCAGGTTCGGCACCTCTCCATATTTGGGGAGGGCAAGAGGGAGACGTGGTACGCGATGTCCATCCGCGACGGCTCAGACAGCAGGGCCTTCCTGAccgacatcaccatcaccttCACCGCGTTCGCCGACGAACTCAGAGCAGCTGGAGATGCTCGGAAAACCACTGTCCACCCGAGCATAGTCTTCCAGCCCCTCACCAACCCTTGAGTCGAGGCCATGCAGATGAATGGCGGCAACCCCACGGGCCTCAGACCTAGCGAGTTCCCTTCgtacatcatcatcatctccgtACCCACCACCTGGACCGATCCGGCTCTCGACGAATTCGTCGAGACCCGCACTAACCAATTCGTCAACGACGTGAgcgccatggccaaggcgAGGGGGTTTGGGAACGGCTACGAGTACATGAACTATGCTGGGAAGCTGCAGGATGAGATTGCAAGTTACGGTGAGGAGAACCAGGTCAAGCTTCAGGCTATCGCACGCAAGTATGACCCGGACGGTCTCTTGCGTAAGCTCTGGGAGGGTTACTTCAAGCCGTAAGGGCTATGCATCTAGTTTTCGTCTACACCAGCATTGTACACCTCATTCACCAAGGCGACGAATGTCGAGATGAGAGAAACCCTGAATCTCTTTCCAATTTTGTACATGGTATCAAGTTCGCATCAGTTTAATGATACGGACCACGGCTGCCAGTGGGCTATAAGTTAGCTTCAATCCCTGTATTAGCATTGGCTACCTAGGACTACAATAAACCGTGTGTTTCCGAGCTAAAAGCCTCAGGGTACGCATCAAGGCGCAGCGAGCGgccctcgaagaagaatGCGCCAAGGGCTCTCAGCCAGGTACAGCAGGTCTCAGCAAGACGTATCGGCGGTCTCTAGGACCAAGTCGCGCAACCTTAAGGCAGCGGGTGATCTGGCCGCACCTGAGCGACACAGTGGCGGCAACCTACCGGCCTATGTCATCTCACCCCCCGGCCTTTTGTAGGAAAGAGCATAATGTACAGTTGTAAACAGCCGCTGCGATCTTCCCCAGCGGCAGGGGGGCATCTCACGATGAACGAGTTTGAGTCAGATCAACAAGTTGTACGCTAGAGCATGATTGGGCGGCGCTGCTCTCCCCGACTCGCGTGATTCCTTTGGCTGAAAACATCCGAAGGCATC
Encoded proteins:
- a CDS encoding Putative FAD-binding domain, PCMH-type, FAD-binding, type PCMH, subdomain 2, with the translated sequence MAVPSPFVSVGAGSRWINVSEAIEPLGLAVVGGRSPNVGVSGFLLGSGLSFLTGRRGFGCDNVRNFQVALVSGEIVNANPEENRDLYWALRGGGGSSFGITTRYNLETYKQGDIWSRLTVWPASEAANVLGTFSTITKEKLHSGQDPDSHFMYGLAYPEGAEGDGLVTTVYGFHLNLSSPHAPDGESDTMESFTQLPAQLMNNTLVSNLTGQVRHLSIFGEGKRETWYAMSIRDGSDSRAFLTDITITFTAFADELRAAGDARKTTAMQMNGGNPTGLRPSEFPSYIIIISVPTTWTDPALDEFVETRTNQFVNDVSAMAKARGFGNGYEYMNYAGKLQDEIASYGEENQVKLQAIARKYDPDGLLRKLWEGYFKP